The nucleotide window TGCTCGGCCGCTGCGGAGTCAAGCTGCCGGCGGTATCCGCCCAGCAGCGAGATATTCTCCATTTTTTTCAGGGCCAAAGTACGGATATCGCCAAAGGCCGGGTAATCGAAATCGTTGTTTTTCCCCTGGCTGGACAGGGTGTACAAGGCCTTGGCGCTGTCCAGATTTTGAGCGGCTTCCTGCAGTTCTCCCATCCGGCAATAGGCCACTGATGCCGCCAAGCTTTGGGGGTGCTTCTGTGCCAGCTGGGCATACAGCTTGCCGGCCGCTGGGGCGTCGGTTGACCGGGCTTGCAGTTGGCAGATCAAAAGATCCAGCAGGGCCGCCTGGGATGTGCCAGCCAGGGTCTTATTCAGCAGCGACCGGTATACCCCCAGGGCCTTTTCCGGCTGGCCCGTGTTCTGATAGCTTTGGGCCAAGAGCATTTTTACCTGATAACCTGCCTTTTGGGGTAGGCGGTTACCGGCCAGGATTTCCAGCTCCAGCACGGCCTGACGGTGCTGTCCCATGGCGATCAGACACTGGGCATATTTTAAGCGGGCCTCGACCGTAAATTCATTTTTGGGATGGTTGAACAGAAATCTCTGCCAGAGGATGGCCGCCTGGGGATAGTCGCCCGAGGCTTGGGCGATCTCGGCCTCCAGAAAAGAAATCCGCCGGATGATCTGCTGATCGGGCCTGGCCCTAAGAAACTGGATGTCCGTCAGGGCCGCGGGATAATCGCCAGTCTTGTAATTCAACACCGCTGAATTCAGCCGGGCCAGCGGGGCATATTTGCCTGATCCGTAAAATTGCCAGACCTCCTGATATTTGCGCAGGGCT belongs to candidate division TA06 bacterium and includes:
- a CDS encoding tetratricopeptide repeat protein, which gives rise to MNSDMKNIFRRISRYLTAALLISAAGGCAYFNSYYNAKKLYDFGTRGRQGFPDTLLAAGAQAAALQQAAEKFAGVAASYPSSRWVAPSFYYMGNCFFFIGQNEKALRKYQEVWQFYGSGKYAPLARLNSAVLNYKTGDYPAALTDIQFLRARPDQQIIRRISFLEAEIAQASGDYPQAAILWQRFLFNHPKNEFTVEARLKYAQCLIAMGQHRQAVLELEILAGNRLPQKAGYQVKMLLAQSYQNTGQPEKALGVYRSLLNKTLAGTSQAALLDLLICQLQARSTDAPAAGKLYAQLAQKHPQSLAASVAYCRMGELQEAAQNLDSAKALYTLSSQGKNNDFDYPAFGDIRTLALKKMENISLLGGYRRQLDSAAAEQNAQLLFLMAEHYLFGLGQPDSAVSVYLKLASDYPSMPIAAKSLYVAAWILDKYQRDTALVRTYRLQLVEKYPFTRYANAARMEMELPPDLAVSDSEPAIEFRLKPRAVPAQPDSLAPPAELQSEPGPQNPPAPAIPGPSDDDNRIRID